In Callospermophilus lateralis isolate mCalLat2 chromosome 10, mCalLat2.hap1, whole genome shotgun sequence, a single genomic region encodes these proteins:
- the Dag1 gene encoding dystroglycan 1, with the protein MRMFVGLSLLLPVWGRIFVLLLSVAMAQSRWPSEPSEAIRDWENQLEASMHSVLSDLHEAVPRVVGIPDGTAIVGRSFQVTIPTDLIASSGEIIKVSAAGKEALPSWLHWDPQSHTLEGLPLDTDKGVHYISVSAARLGANGSHVPQTSSVFSIEVYPEEHSEPQSMRAASPDPGEVVFSACAADEPVTVLTVILDADLTKMTPKQRIDLLHKMQSFSEVELHNMKLVPVVNNRLFDMSAFMAGPGNAKKVVENGALLSWKLGCSLNQNSVPDIHGVETPAREGAMSAQLGYPVVGWHIANKKPPLPKRIRRQIHATPTPVTAIGSPTTAIQEPPSRIVPTPTSPVIAPPTETMAPPVRDPVPGKPTVTIRTRGAIIQTPTLGPIQPTRVSEAGTTVPGQIRPTVTIPGYVEPTAVATPPTTTTKKPRVSTPKPATPSTDSSTTTTRRPTKKPRTPRPVPRGTTKAPITRLETASPPTRIRTTTSGMPRGGEPNQRPELKNHIDRVDAWVGTYFEVKIPSDTFYDNEDTTTDKLKLTLKLREQQLVGEKSWVQFNSNSQLMYGLPDSSHVGKHEYFMHATDKGGLSAVDAFEIHVHKRPQGDRAPARFKAKFVGDPATVVSDIHKKIALVKKLAFAFGDRNCSTVTLQNITRGSIEVEWTNNTLPLEPCPKEQIIGLSRRIAEDNGKPRSAFSNALEPDFKAMSIAVTGSGSCRHLQFIPVLPPKMGSSLAPTTEMPDRDPEKSSEDDVYLHTVIPAVVVAAILLIAGIIAMICYRKKRKGKLTLEDQATFIKKGVPIIFADELDDSKPPPSSSMPLILQEEKAPLPPPEYPNQSVPETTPLNQDTVGEYTPLRDEDPNAPPYQPPPPFTAPMEGKGSRPKNMTPYRSPPPYVPP; encoded by the exons ATGAGGATGTTTGTGGGCCTTTCACTGCTGCTCCCCGTCTGGGGGAGGATCTTTGTCCTCCTGCTTTCTGTGGCCATGGCTCAATCTCGCTGGCCCAGTGAACCGTCGGAGGCCATCAGGGACTGGGAGAACCAGCTTGAAGCGTCCATGCATTCAGTGCTTTCAGATCTTCATGAAGCTGTTCCCAGGGTGGTTGGCATCCCCGATGGCACAGCTATCGTCGGGCGCTCATTTCAAGTGACCATTCCTACAGATTTAATTGCTTCCAGTGGAGAAATCATCAAG GTATCGGCCGCGGGGAAAGAGGCTTTGCCATCTTGGCTGCACTGGGACCCACAGAGCCACACCTTGGAGGGCCTCCCCCTTGACACTGATAAGGGTGTGCATTATATCTCAGTGAGCGCTGCACGCCTGGGGGCCAATGGGAGCCATGTCCCTCAAACCTCCAGTGTATTCTCTATTGAGGTCTACCCTGAAGAACACAGTGAGCCACAGTCCATGCGAGCAGCCTCACCAGACCCTGGGGAGGTAGTGTTTTCTGCTTGTGCTGCTGATGAGCCAGTGACTGTCCTGACAGTGATTCTGGATGCTGATCTCACCAAAATGACCCCAAAGCAAAGGATAGACCTCCTACACAAGATGCAGAGTTTCTCAGAAGTGGAACTTCACAACATGAAGTTGGTTCCAGTGGTGAATAATAGACTCTTTGACATGTCAGCCTTCATGGCCGGCCCAGGAAATGCAAAAAAGGTTGTGGAGAATGGGGCTCTGCTTTCCTGGAAACTGGGCTGCTCCCTGAACCAGAATAGTGTGCCTGACATTCATGGCGTGGAGACCCCTGCCAGGGAGGGTGCTATGTCTGCCCAGCTTGGCTACCCTGTGGTAGGTTGGCATATTGCCAATAAGAAGCCCCCTCTCCCAAAAAGAATACGGAGGCAAATTCATGCTACACCAACACCTGTCACTGCCATTGGATCTCCAACCACGGCCATCCAGGAGCCACCATCCAGGATAGTGCCTACCCCCACATCTCCAGTCATTGCTCCTCCAACAGAGACTATGGCTCCACCTGTCAGGGATCCTGTTCCTGGAAAACCCACAGTCACCATTCGCACTCGAGGTGCCATTATTCAGACCCCCACTCTAGGCCCTATTCAGCCCACTCGGGTGTCAGAAGCTGGCACCACAGTTCCTGGCCAGATTCGCCCAACAGTGACCATTCCTGGCTATGTGGAGCCCACGGCAGTTGCTACTCCTCCCACAACTACAACCAAGAAGCCACGAGTATCCACACCAAAACCAGCAACGCCTTCAACTGATTCCTCAACGACGACAACCCGCAGACCCACCAAGAAACCACGGACTCCCCGACCAGTGCCCCGAGGCACCACCAAAGCTCCCATCACCAGACTGGAAACGGCCTCTCCACCTACTCGAATCCGCACCACCACCAGTGGAATGCCCCGTGGGGGAGAACCCAACCAGCGTCCGGAACTCAAGAACCACATTGACAGAGTGGATGCCTGGGTGGGTACCTACTTTGAGGTGAAGATCCCATCGGATACCTTCTATGACAATGAGGATACCACCACTGACAAGCTAAAGCTGACCCTGAAGCTGCGGGAGCAGCAGCTAGTGGGTGAGAAATCCTGGGTGCAGTTCAACAGCAACAGCCAACTCATGTATGGCCTGCCTGATAGCAGCCATGTGGGCAAACATGAGTATTTCATGCATGCCACAGACAAGGGGGGCCTTTCAGCTGTAGATGCTTTTGAGATTCATGTCCACAAGCGGCCTCAAGGAGACAGGGCTCCTGCAAGGTTCAAGGCCAAGTTTGTGGGTGACCCAGCAACAGTGGTGAGTGACATCCACAAGAAGATTGCCTTGGTGAAGAAGCTGGCCTTTGCCTTCGGTGACCGAAACTGCAGCACTGTTACCCTGCAGAATATCACCCGAGGCTCAATCGAGGTAGAATGGACCAACAATACACTGCCCTTGGAGCCCTGTCCGAAGGAGCAGATTATTGGATTGAGTCGGAGGATTGCTGAGGATAATGGGAAACCTCGGTCTGCCTTCTCCAATGCCCTGGAGCCTGACTTTAAGGCCATGAGCATTGCTGTGACAGGTTCTGGCAGTTGTCGACACCTACAGTTTATCCCTGTGCTACCACCCAAGATGGGGTCCTCACTGGCACCAACCACAGAGATGCCAGACAGGGACCCTGAGAAGAGCAGTGAGGATGACGTTTACTTACACACAGTCATTCCGGCCGTGGTAGTTGCAGCCATCCTGCTCATTGCTGGCATCATAGCAATGATTTGTTATCGCAAGAAGCGGAAGGGCAAGCTTACCCTTGAGGACCAGGCCACCTTTATCAAGAAAGGGGTGCCTATCATCTTTGCAGATGAGCTAGATGACTCCAAGCCCCCACCCTCCTCCAGTATGCCACTCATCCTGCAGGAGGAGAAGGCCCCCCTCCCACCTCCTGAGTACCCCAACCAGAGTGTGCCCGAGACTACTCCTTTGAACCAGGACACAGTGGGAGAGTACACACCCCTGAGGGATGAGGATCCCAATGCACCTCCTTATCAGCCTCCCCCACCTTTCACAGCCCCCATGGAGGGCAAGGGCTCCCGTCCCAAGAACATGACCCCATACCGGTCACCCCCTCCCTATGTCCCCCCTTAA